In Myotis daubentonii chromosome 11, mMyoDau2.1, whole genome shotgun sequence, the genomic window CCATTGATCAATATTTGACACCTGCAACTCTAGAAATCTAGGTAAATTTTCTAGTAAGATTTCCATTCTTTTTCTCCCACCATGTTTAGAGTACCTGGTTCAATTATTGAGTATTCAGTAATTCTATCTTCAAATAAAAACTTGTCTGCCTTCACCTTGGAAATGCTTATCTTCGATAAATTTCTGGCACTTGAAAACTTCTTCGGTGTGCCTGAAAGGTTGGTTTCACTGAGGATAATCTCATAGGGAAAAGTGTGCAAGGGAGGAGGGATCCCATAGTAAGCAAGTCTCTCCTGGGATTTCCCCAGCCTGTCTACTGGAGAGGGTGAGCCGGTCAGTAAGCTGCGGTGTAGGAGTTCAGTCATTGATGGTGGCTTCTCCTTGTCTTTTCTAACCACAGATTGGGAATCTTCTCCCAAATCAGTTCTGCTAGTGGGTGCCATGGCATTCAGGGTTTGACTAAGTGTTCTCCGTGCTTCAGTTGGTGAAATACCAAGAGTTTTTAGGTGATTTGATTTTTTGCTCTCCTTATGAAAATTCTCAGCCAGTGCATATAATTCTGGCAGCTATGGGAAAAAAGTGGGAAGTCATGAGATTGATGAATGGTGATTGCCTGGCAGATCCGCAAACCCTAAAACAAAGAGCATAACAAGTAACCATGCAAACAGAAGCATCTGTCTTTGGAAGATATTGTTGCCTAGCTAAGCCAAGTCAGTGGTGGCAATGTGGAACAGAGACTAGATGGACAAGTCTCAGATTCATTCCCCAAAAGAGATAGTATTTAGACACATCACTGAAAGGCTGCATT contains:
- the C11H9orf153 gene encoding uncharacterized protein C9orf153 homolog isoform X3, whose amino-acid sequence is MAPTSRTDLGEDSQSVVRKDKEKPPSMTELLHRSLLTGSPSPVDRLGKSQERLAYYGIPPPLHTFPYEIILSETNLSGTPKKFSSARNLSKISISKVKADKFLFEDRITEYSIIEPEKQFMDLRDLEWKYYKGITKWTRKTSDVFAKIQHNSEKRFVKSKEMPGIISPPLVRRSLVVFPKIDFPPNLTSS
- the C11H9orf153 gene encoding uncharacterized protein C9orf153 homolog isoform X2, with amino-acid sequence MFTNRDTDPSNDDVEAEFPRCSLPELYALAENFHKESKKSNHLKTLGISPTEARRTLSQTLNAMAPTSRTDLGEDSQSVVRKDKEKPPSMTELLHRSLLTGSPSPVDRLGKSQERLAYYGIPPPLHTFPYEIILSETNLSGTPKKFSSARNLSKISISKVKADKFLFEDRITEYSIIEPEKQFMDLRDLEWKYYKGITKWTRKTSDVFAKIQHNSEKRNEETHENLH
- the C11H9orf153 gene encoding uncharacterized protein C9orf153 homolog isoform X1 yields the protein MFTNRDTDPSNDDVEAEFPRCSLPELYALAENFHKESKKSNHLKTLGISPTEARRTLSQTLNAMAPTSRTDLGEDSQSVVRKDKEKPPSMTELLHRSLLTGSPSPVDRLGKSQERLAYYGIPPPLHTFPYEIILSETNLSGTPKKFSSARNLSKISISKVKADKFLFEDRITEYSIIEPEKQFMDLRDLEWKYYKGITKWTRKTSDVFAKIQHNSEKRFVKSKEMPGIISPPLVRRSLVVFPKIDFPPNLTSS